The Nitrospirota bacterium genome contains a region encoding:
- a CDS encoding toxin HicA, producing MSKIEDVLAHIRQNPRDVRFNDLCKVCDHYFGEPRQGGSSHRIYKTPWQGDPRINIQNHKGKAKAYQVKQVLLAIERLEVDHVHEER from the coding sequence ATGAGTAAAATAGAAGACGTGCTCGCCCATATACGTCAGAATCCGCGGGATGTCCGATTCAATGATTTATGCAAAGTATGCGATCATTATTTTGGCGAACCTCGCCAAGGGGGGAGCAGTCATCGAATTTACAAAACCCCGTGGCAAGGCGATCCAAGGATAAACATTCAAAACCATAAAGGGAAAGCAAAAGCATATCAGGTTAAACAGGTGCTCTTGGCAATAGAAAGGCTGGAGGTGGATCATGTCCATGAAGAAAGATAG
- a CDS encoding type II toxin-antitoxin system HicB family antitoxin, giving the protein MSMKKDRFTYRVTWSEDDNEYVGLCAEFPSLSWLAKTPESALKGIRNVVDDVMRDMHKKGEAIPEPISSRHFSGKFMVRVPPQVHQKLAIQAAEFGVSLNRLASSKLSQ; this is encoded by the coding sequence ATGTCCATGAAGAAAGATAGATTTACATATCGGGTAACATGGTCTGAAGACGACAACGAATATGTAGGGCTGTGCGCTGAATTTCCCAGCCTTAGTTGGCTGGCAAAAACGCCGGAATCCGCCTTGAAAGGCATTCGTAATGTGGTTGACGATGTCATGAGGGACATGCATAAAAAAGGTGAAGCCATACCCGAACCGATCTCGTCCCGTCATTTCAGCGGCAAATTCATGGTGCGGGTCCCCCCTCAGGTTCATCAAAAACTTGCCATACAGGCTGCTGAGTTCGGCGTCAGTCTTAATCGGCTTGCCAGTTCCAAATTAAGCCAATAG
- a CDS encoding type II toxin-antitoxin system Phd/YefM family antitoxin yields the protein MKLSEAVKPISYFKTHASEIIRDIGETRSPVFITLNGEAKAVIQGISEYEDLQESLALLKILAQSKKSLAGGRYKPVPRAFKDLRKKWAASK from the coding sequence ATGAAATTAAGCGAAGCAGTGAAGCCCATAAGCTACTTTAAGACGCATGCTTCTGAAATTATCCGGGATATTGGCGAAACCCGAAGTCCTGTTTTTATCACCCTCAATGGGGAGGCAAAGGCGGTTATTCAGGGCATCAGCGAGTATGAGGACCTTCAGGAGAGTCTCGCTCTCCTCAAGATCCTCGCCCAGAGCAAAAAAAGCCTTGCGGGCGGGAGGTATAAACCTGTTCCGAGGGCTTTCAAGGATCTGCGGAAAAAATGGGCGGCATCAAAATGA
- a CDS encoding type II toxin-antitoxin system RelE/ParE family toxin — MGGIKMTKAFAVYLLEDAEKDIDHIYLYVKRNDSEEKAERLSQNIEQVILSLQSAPLRGHYPPELERLDIREYREVFFKPYRILYEAAEESVFIHCVLDGRRELRDILQQRLIR; from the coding sequence ATGGGCGGCATCAAAATGACAAAAGCATTCGCGGTTTATCTTCTCGAAGACGCGGAAAAAGACATAGATCATATTTACCTCTACGTCAAACGCAATGATTCCGAAGAGAAGGCTGAAAGGCTGTCTCAGAACATCGAACAGGTCATACTGAGTCTGCAAAGTGCTCCCTTGAGAGGACATTACCCTCCTGAATTGGAACGGCTTGACATACGTGAATATCGGGAGGTTTTTTTTAAGCCATACCGGATACTCTATGAGGCAGCTGAAGAATCTGTTTTTATCCATTGCGTGTTAGACGGTAGAAGGGAGCTGCGGGACATTCTGCAGCAGAGACTGATAAGATAA
- a CDS encoding FAD-binding protein translates to MLKPSVLKELKSIVGPANFSTSPEELVVYSYDATRKEALPWVVVRPRTSREISEILRLANRERFPVVPRGAGTGMSGGSIPVQGGVVLSLERMNHILEIDEQNFIAVVEPGVITGDLQREVESRGLFYPPDPASRMFCTLGGNVAECAGGLRAVKYGVTKDYVLGLEVVLPTGEIITTGARTAKSVAGYDLTKLIVGSEGTLGVVTRITVRLLRLPESVRTLAAFFNEIPVAAKTASAIMASGVLPRALEFVDQTALRAVEGYLKEDLSHGAAAMLLVEVDGPAESTSRDADRIAEIMMQSGAARVDRAGSDAEREQLWKARRAISPALYTIKPKKLNEDIVVPRSRIAESLQGIAAIAERYGLLIVNFGHAGDGNIHTNILFDEADLPKAEAAVKEIFAATLRLGGSITGEHGVGLSKAAYLPMELGSEAIAAMKRIKHALDPNNILNPGKIFLNAE, encoded by the coding sequence ATGCTTAAACCATCTGTTCTCAAAGAACTGAAGTCAATTGTCGGCCCCGCCAACTTCTCCACCTCACCTGAAGAGCTGGTCGTCTATTCCTATGATGCAACCCGGAAGGAAGCGCTCCCCTGGGTCGTGGTGCGCCCCAGGACTTCCCGGGAGATATCGGAGATACTCAGGCTGGCCAACCGGGAACGATTCCCGGTGGTGCCGCGCGGAGCGGGGACCGGCATGTCCGGAGGGTCCATACCGGTCCAGGGCGGCGTGGTGCTCTCGCTCGAGCGCATGAACCACATTCTCGAGATCGATGAACAGAATTTTATCGCCGTGGTCGAACCGGGCGTCATTACCGGCGATCTGCAGCGCGAGGTAGAATCGCGCGGTCTCTTTTATCCCCCGGACCCGGCAAGCCGCATGTTCTGCACCCTGGGCGGGAATGTGGCCGAATGCGCCGGCGGACTTCGCGCCGTGAAGTACGGCGTTACCAAGGACTATGTGCTCGGCCTTGAGGTTGTGCTGCCCACCGGCGAGATCATCACGACCGGCGCGCGCACGGCCAAGAGCGTGGCGGGATATGACCTCACGAAACTCATTGTCGGGTCCGAAGGCACGCTCGGCGTGGTTACCAGGATCACCGTGAGACTCCTGCGTTTGCCCGAGAGCGTGAGGACCCTGGCCGCTTTTTTCAACGAGATCCCTGTTGCCGCGAAAACGGCATCCGCGATCATGGCAAGCGGGGTCCTTCCCCGGGCGCTCGAGTTTGTGGATCAGACAGCGCTCAGGGCGGTCGAGGGCTACCTGAAAGAGGACCTGTCGCACGGCGCGGCCGCCATGCTGCTGGTGGAGGTGGACGGACCTGCTGAATCAACCTCACGGGACGCGGACCGGATCGCGGAGATCATGATGCAGAGCGGCGCCGCGCGCGTGGATCGGGCCGGGTCAGATGCGGAGCGGGAACAGCTCTGGAAGGCGCGGCGGGCGATCTCTCCGGCACTTTATACGATCAAGCCGAAAAAGTTGAACGAAGACATTGTGGTGCCGCGCAGCAGAATAGCCGAAAGCCTGCAGGGGATCGCGGCGATCGCGGAGCGGTACGGACTCCTGATCGTGAACTTCGGCCACGCCGGGGACGGCAATATTCATACGAATATCCTGTTCGACGAAGCGGACCTGCCGAAGGCGGAAGCCGCGGTAAAAGAGATCTTCGCGGCCACGCTGCGGCTTGGGGGGAGCATTACCGGCGAGCACGGGGTCGGCTTGTCAAAGGCCGCCTACCTGCCGATGGAACTGGGGTCTGAAGCAATCGCGGCGATGAAAAGGATCAAACATGCCCTTGACCCGAACAATATATTGAACCCGGGGAAGATCTTTCTTAATGCGGAGTGA
- a CDS encoding L,D-transpeptidase: protein MKSIIVQRLSFLLFSFIMLTGCSEAQAVPIEVLRSDVQSLQEQAAQLDEENLGLRNMLRDMDDDELYLVVDTENNRLAMRQGNSIVLTAKVGTGSRQFLKEDRGRNWYFESPTGSLTVLGRERNPVWIRPDWSYVEENMPIPPENDPDRFVRDVMGKYAILLGNGYKIHGTKWKNLLGTHFTHGCVSLDDDNLEILYKSVKNGTKVYIY from the coding sequence ATGAAGTCGATAATCGTCCAGAGACTGTCCTTTCTGCTGTTTTCATTCATAATGCTGACGGGGTGTTCGGAAGCTCAGGCTGTGCCCATCGAGGTGCTTCGCAGTGATGTGCAGTCACTGCAGGAGCAGGCCGCGCAGCTTGATGAGGAAAACCTGGGGCTCAGGAACATGCTCAGGGACATGGACGACGATGAGCTCTATCTGGTCGTGGACACGGAAAACAACCGGCTTGCGATGAGACAGGGCAACTCCATTGTATTGACGGCGAAAGTGGGGACCGGCAGCCGGCAGTTTCTCAAGGAGGACAGGGGAAGAAACTGGTATTTTGAAAGCCCCACAGGTTCGCTCACGGTCCTTGGCAGGGAACGAAACCCGGTCTGGATCAGGCCCGACTGGTCCTATGTGGAAGAGAACATGCCCATACCGCCGGAGAACGACCCGGACCGGTTCGTGCGGGACGTGATGGGCAAGTACGCCATCCTTCTCGGGAACGGGTACAAGATCCACGGCACGAAGTGGAAGAACCTTCTGGGGACCCACTTTACCCACGGGTGTGTCTCCCTTGACGATGATAATCTCGAAATACTTTACAAATCAGTGAAGAACGGCACCAAGGTGTATATTTATTAG
- a CDS encoding HD domain-containing protein, with product MRELTRGEEFYDGTALLGDPVHGYISFTTPRVEGEKTEKDLIDTAWMQRLRQIYQLQSARWVYPSAEHSRFQHSLGAMHLAGRFARHLYPSLKAASLDCPSANYIEELLRVTALLHDVGHGPFGHFFDDNYLEQFGLTHEKLGQHIIKNELAEIIKDIRRSPNGEFAKKEKLDPEQIAFLIGKGAQSASTVKKQQWLVFLQPLLSGIYTVDNLDYVMRDAYMCGVAIGAVDIDRLMYYTFFTDKGLTLHKSGLTALNMFLNARLYMYTNVYYHRTTRAIDEHLKELFKETMAALFPFNPVENLKAYRELTDWSLLEAVRKWGDDADGSTAALGREWASILSREVKWKMAYDVTLSMKTFEKGKTIIDARELVSRIKKNLSPKLKDLQFRVDMASQDPRPVNPLMMGERQIHVFNPSTRKVEKEPLKDFFDYIPARVVQCRVFTLNHDHDEELAEIVEKVLGIEESVKTNV from the coding sequence ATGCGTGAACTTACCCGGGGTGAAGAATTCTATGATGGCACCGCCCTGCTGGGCGATCCGGTCCATGGGTACATCTCGTTCACCACGCCCCGCGTGGAAGGCGAGAAGACCGAGAAGGACCTGATCGATACGGCCTGGATGCAGCGCCTGCGCCAGATATACCAGTTGCAGAGCGCCCGGTGGGTCTATCCCTCGGCGGAGCACAGCAGGTTCCAGCACTCGCTCGGCGCCATGCACCTGGCGGGCCGGTTCGCCCGTCACCTCTATCCCTCGCTCAAGGCAGCATCGCTGGATTGCCCTTCGGCAAACTATATCGAGGAACTTTTACGGGTGACGGCCCTCCTGCATGACGTGGGGCATGGCCCCTTTGGACACTTCTTCGACGACAACTATCTCGAACAGTTCGGCCTGACCCATGAAAAACTGGGGCAGCATATCATCAAGAACGAACTGGCGGAGATCATCAAGGACATCCGTCGAAGTCCCAATGGCGAATTCGCGAAGAAAGAGAAGCTGGACCCGGAGCAGATCGCCTTCCTGATCGGCAAGGGGGCCCAGTCGGCATCGACGGTGAAAAAACAGCAGTGGCTCGTCTTCCTCCAACCGCTTCTTTCGGGCATTTACACCGTCGACAATCTCGATTATGTAATGCGCGACGCCTACATGTGCGGCGTGGCCATCGGCGCGGTGGACATCGACCGGCTGATGTATTACACGTTCTTCACGGACAAGGGCCTCACGCTCCACAAGTCCGGGCTTACCGCTCTGAACATGTTCCTGAATGCCCGGCTGTATATGTACACGAACGTCTATTACCATCGAACCACGCGGGCGATCGACGAGCACCTCAAGGAACTGTTCAAGGAAACCATGGCGGCGTTGTTTCCGTTCAATCCCGTTGAGAACCTCAAGGCATACCGGGAACTGACCGACTGGTCCCTGCTCGAGGCCGTGCGAAAGTGGGGCGACGATGCGGATGGTTCCACGGCGGCGCTCGGACGGGAATGGGCCTCCATCCTTTCGCGCGAAGTAAAATGGAAAATGGCCTATGACGTGACACTTTCCATGAAGACCTTCGAAAAAGGGAAAACCATCATCGACGCCAGGGAACTGGTGAGCCGGATAAAAAAGAATCTTTCGCCGAAGCTTAAAGATCTGCAGTTCCGGGTGGACATGGCCAGCCAGGACCCGAGGCCGGTCAACCCGCTGATGATGGGCGAGCGCCAGATCCATGTGTTCAATCCCTCGACGCGCAAAGTAGAGAAGGAACCGCTCAAGGATTTTTTTGACTATATCCCGGCGCGCGTGGTCCAGTGCCGGGTCTTCACCCTGAACCACGACCACGATGAGGAGCTTGCCGAGATCGTTGAGAAGGTCCTGGGCATCGAAGAGAGCGTCAAGACGAACGTCTGA
- a CDS encoding diguanylate cyclase — MSKTKAEHKIIIATVIAVVSIWTVDSAVNALVLHKGTFLSLLLNAGQNEPFLRILLTLSFIAFGIIIARITARYRRTGDVLRKHSTAIETSMDGITLSDPDETYVYVNQAFATINGYDGPEELTGKSCRLAYSDREYERMRSTVEPVLGKSGRWRGELLALRKNGSTYYQEASITMLDDGSRICIIRDITWRKRSEERLRRSEQFLNTIFDSIRDPFSIVDRNFQIIRVNDAYARMRNKEAGGLVGRKCHEVLQNRASVCEGCVVHATFNSADPCVKEKFITLHDGSGIWVEISTYPILDEDGSVSHAIEYTRDITDRKRSEEEKRLLIEKLEYLSSTDGLTGLMNRRALTDSLLYEIDRAKRYNSELSLILCDIDNFKEINDACGHDAGDQALQTIAAALRTILRKADIAGRYGGDEFMLILPETSVKGAEKIAEKILSVVRNTEMSFMEDKSIRLSLSIGLSSLEVDSDTTDSFIKRTDDAMYASKEGGRDRVSTVKSYPLFP; from the coding sequence ATGAGCAAAACGAAAGCCGAACATAAGATCATCATAGCCACGGTCATTGCTGTCGTGTCCATCTGGACCGTTGACTCGGCCGTTAACGCCCTGGTATTGCATAAGGGGACATTTTTGAGCCTCCTGCTGAACGCGGGGCAGAACGAACCTTTTCTTCGCATTCTCCTGACGCTGAGTTTTATTGCCTTCGGTATCATCATCGCAAGAATTACGGCCAGGTATCGCAGGACTGGGGATGTTCTGCGAAAACATTCCACCGCCATCGAGACCTCCATGGACGGGATCACCCTTAGCGATCCGGATGAAACCTATGTCTACGTCAACCAGGCTTTTGCAACGATCAATGGATATGACGGTCCGGAGGAACTGACGGGCAAATCATGCCGGCTCGCTTACAGTGACCGGGAGTATGAGCGGATGCGGTCCACCGTTGAACCGGTGCTGGGAAAAAGCGGCCGATGGCGCGGGGAACTGCTCGCGTTGCGCAAGAACGGCAGTACCTATTACCAGGAAGCTTCGATCACCATGCTTGATGATGGAAGCCGGATTTGCATCATTCGCGACATTACCTGGCGCAAACGGAGCGAGGAACGGCTGCGCCGGTCGGAACAGTTTCTGAACACGATCTTTGACAGTATCCGCGACCCGTTCAGCATTGTCGACCGCAACTTTCAGATCATACGGGTAAACGACGCGTATGCCCGGATGAGGAACAAGGAGGCCGGCGGACTGGTCGGCAGGAAATGTCATGAAGTGCTGCAGAACAGAGCGAGCGTCTGCGAGGGGTGCGTGGTGCATGCGACCTTCAATTCAGCCGACCCCTGTGTGAAAGAAAAGTTCATCACGCTGCATGACGGGTCCGGGATCTGGGTGGAGATCAGCACCTATCCCATCCTCGATGAGGATGGGAGCGTGTCTCACGCCATCGAATACACGCGGGACATTACCGACCGGAAACGATCCGAGGAGGAAAAGCGGCTCCTCATCGAGAAGCTGGAATATCTGTCAAGCACGGACGGCCTTACCGGGCTTATGAATCGGAGAGCGCTTACCGACAGCCTTCTTTACGAGATCGACCGCGCAAAGCGGTATAATTCAGAGCTGTCCCTTATTCTCTGCGATATAGACAATTTCAAGGAGATCAATGATGCCTGCGGCCATGACGCGGGAGATCAGGCCTTGCAGACCATTGCGGCGGCATTGAGGACCATCCTCCGGAAGGCGGACATTGCCGGGCGTTATGGAGGGGACGAGTTCATGCTTATTCTCCCGGAGACGTCGGTCAAGGGAGCGGAAAAGATCGCGGAAAAGATCCTCTCTGTCGTGAGAAACACTGAAATGAGCTTCATGGAAGATAAATCGATCCGGCTTTCCTTGAGCATCGGATTGTCCAGCCTGGAAGTGGACAGCGATACGACGGATTCTTTCATCAAACGCACTGACGACGCCATGTATGCTTCAAAAGAGGGCGGGAGGGACCGGGTTTCCACGGTCAAATCATATCCACTGTTTCCGTGA
- a CDS encoding FKBP-type peptidyl-prolyl cis-trans isomerase N-terminal domain-containing protein, which produces MKSRLIIIVCLVLVSSMAFAAEKKAEKKQEAKTHVLKTEKDKVSYAIGMDMGKFLKKENDVDPNVTL; this is translated from the coding sequence ATGAAATCGCGATTGATAATTATTGTATGTTTGGTCCTGGTTTCGAGCATGGCTTTTGCCGCTGAGAAAAAGGCGGAAAAGAAGCAGGAAGCCAAGACACACGTGCTCAAGACAGAGAAAGACAAAGTAAGTTATGCGATTGGGATGGACATGGGGAAATTTCTCAAAAAAGAAAATGATGTTGACCCGAATGTCACCTTATGA